AAAAGAACCAAAAATCAGACGGACATTCCACTGGATTCAGCTTCAAGATACATGCACATCCTTTCCATAACTTCTCTACCCTTGGCACTGTTTTGCTGAAACTTCTCCACACATTTTTGCTCTACTTTCTCTGCCATCGAAGCCAATGCCGACAAGGGTTTTATGCGTATGCTAGTTTCTTGCCTGCATATCGTCCATCCGTTTGGATTCTCAGGGTGAGGGTCATATCTTATCTTTTCCTCCACTTCGACGAACTTTTGGAGACTAATGTTACGTGTGGCAAGTTGCATAGACCGAGCTTTTCCATCAACTACGGTTGATTCAACACAATGGCAGATGTCTTGGCCAATTATTTTACGAACAAACCATGGTCCCGGAGCATGAATTGTGAGAGCTCGAGTCGTGTAAAGTTTTCCAGTGCTAGGTTCAAGCTTGTGATTCAATGTGTCGACTTCAAGGATGTGAGATAGGGTATGCTTGTTCTCAGGATCTGCAAATTTGCGCCATGATGCAGCAGTTACTCGCTCCCATGGGTGCTTGTAAGTGTGTTCTTGAGAATAGGCTCTAACCATCCTGTTTCTGTCTGTCTTATGCTCCTAGAACGAATAGTGGCTAGTCAATAGAAATGACATGGTAAGTCATCGAGCATTGTTACTTCTCTAGC
This window of the Primulina tabacum isolate GXHZ01 chromosome 4, ASM2559414v2, whole genome shotgun sequence genome carries:
- the LOC142543119 gene encoding uncharacterized protein LOC142543119, coding for MVRAYSQEHTYKHPWERVTAASWRKFADPENKHTLSHILEVDTLNHKLEPSTGKLYTTRALTIHAPGPWFVRKIIGQDICHCVESTVVDGKARSMQLATRNISLQKFVEVEEKIRYDPHPENPNGWTICRQETSIRIKPLSALASMAEKVEQKCVEKFQQNSAKGREVMERMCMYLEAESSGMSV